In Puntigrus tetrazona isolate hp1 chromosome 24, ASM1883169v1, whole genome shotgun sequence, a genomic segment contains:
- the amer2 gene encoding APC membrane recruitment protein 2 — MEVQNECSEPPPCDPQPPGKLNKAAFKLFGKRKSGSSMPSIFSVKNKGESTGKATGKTLELVRSKTHDGLITDSPSELDGHRKEESASSDQLHAGTPDGVSAAPLRSSISKSFSFFSLLRRSSSRTADGTTTVGRRGRGLKGLFSSMRWRRKPQVQEDSLEVAKEVKEGDLILSSSSGSVKMEKDMTLTLEPLPQVFEETPIPGEAEKWKAPSMQELQGTNELECSECGPSLSQQHTVTEESPAPSPSPIRAQTEGLQHDKHSSSTHLSSIPTCALTPPMEHSTADPQSEQSVDRLCSMFTDVTSLKSFDSLTGCGDIIADPEEDSGNGGSATSSGTGSSSGGCMGRRLSGAGTNSERCSPAKPPLPPQVSSLTSIHASCYMPAHQRPRAAPKKPQGSGVVAYMGGGEEMASPEGVDDADMQGLWHMLPQKGEDSPALRRTEPVLHHAPNRLEKRPPQVKALGLSKIPVSGGSKMGKQQPSRPSPPPVDKELQDAPPSDEGYWDSPTPGPEDEDSTFLRREGLLRDSCSGDALYDLYDPDSPSAAGSDDDVSSPTKSAGDLKMNLPSPKCSSSATSSFRSMKGSTSLPRDSKIPISVRQTPPSHSSSQGALSSNLSPTSTTPPKKTDAPQRTRIPVSKVPVRRSGNKSTPTTQSRK, encoded by the coding sequence ATGGAGGTTCAAAACGAATGCAGTGAACCGCCTCCATGTGATCCTCAGCCACCAGGAAAGCTCAACAAAGCCGCCTTCAAGCTGTTCGGCAAGCGCAAGTCCGGCAGCAGCATGCCGAGCATCTTCTCTGTCAAGAACAAAGGGGAGTCCACCGGTAAAGCCACTGGCAAAACACTGGAGCTTGTTAGGAGCAAAACACATGATGGCTTAATAACGGACAGTCCTTCAGAGCTTGATGGCCACCGGAAAGAGGAATCTGCCAGTAGTGACCAGCTCCACGCCGGCACGCCAGATGGTGTGTCCGCTGCCCCCCTCCGCAGCTCCATCAGCAAGTCTTTCAGCTTCTTCTCTTTACTGCGTCGAAGCAGTAGCCGTACAGCAGATGGAACTACTACGGTGGGACGGCGAGGAAGAGGACTAAAGGGGCTGTTTAGCAGCATGCGTTGGCGGCGGAAGCCCCAGGTTCAAGAGGACTCCTTAGAGGTGGCCAAGGAGGTGAAGGAGGGAGACCTAATACTTTCCTCTAGCTCCGGCAGTGTGAAAATGGAGAAGGACATGACACTAACTCTTGAGCCCCTGCCTCAAGTGTTTGAGGAGACTCCTATCCCAGGGGAAGCTGAAAAATGGAAGGCACCGTCTATGCAGGAATTACAGGGTACTAATGAATTGGAGTGTAGTGAATGCGGTCCTTCTCTTTCGCAACAACATACAGTCACAGAGGAGTCTCCAGCTCCATCCCCTTCTCCAATCCGAGCCCAGACAGAAGGGCTCCAACATGATAAACATAGTAGTTCAACACACTTGTCCTCCATTCCGACCTGCGCTTTGACCCCACCAATGGAGCACAGCACAGCCGACCCACAATCTGAGCAATCTGTGGATCGCCTATGTTCCATGTTCACCGATGTTACTTCACTAAAGAGCTTTGATTCTTTAACAGGCTGTGGTGACATCATCGCTGATCCAGAAGAGGATTCTGGGAATGGGGGAAGTGCCACGAGCAGTGGAACCGGTAGCAGTAGTGGAGGATGCATGGGTCGCAGATTAAGCGGAGCCGGGACAAATTCAGAGAGATGCTCTCCTGCCAAGCCTCCACTTCCTCCTCAGGTCAGTAGTCTTACATCTATCCATGCTTCTTGCTATATGCCAGCCCACCAAAGACCACGTGCAGCCCCTAAAAAGCCACAAGGCAGTGGAGTTGTCGCCTACATGGGTGGAGGAGAGGAGATGGCTAGTCCAGAGGGTGTTGATGATGCTGACATGCAGGGTCTATGGCATATGCTGCCCCAGAAAGGTGAAGACTCCCCAGCTCTGAGACGTACAGAGCCTGTCCTCCATCATGCACCGAACCGGCTTGAGAAAAGGCCACCACAAGTAAAGGCACTTGGTCTTAGTAAGATTCCTGTGAGTGGAGGCAGTAAGATGGGAAAGCAGCAACCCTCACGTCCCTCACCTCCCCCTGTCGATAAAGAACTCCAGGATGCGCCACCGAGTGATGAAGGCTACTGGGATTCTCCCACACCTGGCCCAGAAGATGAGGACAGCACCTTTCTACGTCGGGAAGGTTTGCTGAGGGATAGCTGCTCTGGAGATGCACTTTATGACCTCTACGATCCTGACAGCCCTAGTGCTGCTGGCTCAGATGATGATGTGAGTTCGCCAACAAAATCTGCAGGTGATCTAAAAATGAACTTGCCTTCCCCGAAATGCTCGTCTTCCGCCACTTCCTCATTCCGTTCCATGAAAGGCAGCACCAGCCTACCTCGAGATTCCAAGATCCCTATTAGTGTTAGGCAAACACCACCTTCCCACTCTTCTAGCCAAGGTGCACTGTCTTCCAATCTTAGCCCAACTTCAACCACCCCTCCTAAAAAGACTGATGCCCCACAACGCACTCGAATCCCTGTCTCGAAGGTTCCTGTTCGTCGTTCCGGCAACAAGAGTACCCCCACCACACAAAGCAGGAAGTAG